The proteins below are encoded in one region of Silene latifolia isolate original U9 population chromosome 2, ASM4854445v1, whole genome shotgun sequence:
- the LOC141642689 gene encoding protein MOR1-like isoform X1, with product MSTEDEKLLKEAKKLPWEDRLSHKNWKVRNDANIDLASLCDSITDPKDPRLREFGHYFRKTVADSNAPVQDKALDALIAYLKAADSDVGRYGKEVCDAIVAKCLTGRPKTVEKAQAVFMLWIELEAVDAFLDAMEKAIKNKVAKAVVPAIDVMFQALSEFGAKVVPPKRILKMLPELFDHQDQNVRASSKGLTLELCRWIGKDPVKSILFEKMRDTMKKELEAELANVSGTAKPTRKIRSEQDKEPEPEVVTETTGDNPAEESTSDAPLEVDEYELVDPVDILTPLEKSGFWAGVKATKWSERKEGVAELTKLASTKKIAPGDFTEVCRTLKKLVTDVNIAVSVEAIQAIGNLACGLRAHFSGSSRFLLPVLLEKLKEKKPTLTDALTQTLQAMYKSGCINLIDIVEDIKTAVKNKVPLVRSLTLTWLTFCLETSNKTVIQKVHKEYVPICMECLQDGTPDVRDAAFSALTAIAKSVGMRPLERSLEKLDDVRRKKLNDMIGSSGSGAPGGGSSVIVQTSTGAASESSGSVFVKKSAASMLSGKKPVQAIPSNKKGTSAKPAPSKKGDQQKAMKTVEHEDVEPSDMSLDEIESRISSLIQGETISQLKSTAWKERLEAISSLKEQVEGIKELDKSVEILVRLLCAIPGWSDKNVQVQQQTIEVISYIATTATKFPKKCVVLCLLGLSERVADIKTRVQAMKCLTTFSEAVGPGFIFERLYKIMKEHKNPKVLSEGITWMVSAVEDFGVSYLNMKDLIDFCKETGLQSSAAATRNATIKLIGILHKFVGPDIKGFLMDVKPALLSALDAEYDKNPYEGPAAPKKTVKASDSSAMPAGGTDGLPREDISSKITPALLKNFESPDWKTRLESIEAVQKILEDANKRIQPTGTAELFGALRGRLCDSNKKLVMESLLTIGGFASAMGPAVEKASKGILTDVLKCLGDNKKQMRECVLATIDLWHAAVHLDKMIPYITAALSEPKLGAEGRKDMFEWLSRQLSRLNDFSDAVHLLKPTSVAMTDKSADVRKAAETCLAEIVKACGAEIVTKNLKDIQGPALALVAEKLKNYGPVPDLYDSSQTSTAALLAKSSTKVVRTTSSAPGDRPPKQGAKSLSSRANSTRSSRAESILSVHDIAIQTQPVLNVKDSNKEDRERLVVRRFKFEEPRLEQIQDLESWIMRYFREDLSKRLLTADFKRQVEGIEMLHKALPSLGKDIIEVMDILLRWFVLRICESNTTCLLKVLEFLPELFEALRSEGYALTEAEAAIFLPCFVEKSGHNIEKLREKMRELTKRIINVYSAAKLFPFVVEGLRSKNNRTRIECADLVGFLLEHHGSEISGQLKSLQIVASLTAERDGEIRKAALNTLATGYKILGEDIWRFVGKLTDAQRSMIDEKFKSKAREMDRRREGRPGDIWGALRRPIRDNGTEVAEQSGDLSRSMAGPVFAREHYAHPELHIERNPLPRVNVGVSGPTDWNEAIDVITYGAPEQSVEGMKVVCHEVAQATNDPEGIAMNDIVKDADRLVSVLANKVAKTFDFSLTGASSRSCKYVLNTLMQIFQNRTLAHAVKESTLDILITELLLWLLDERVPRMVEGDQLLKALNVLMLKILDNADRTSSFVVLINLLRPLDPSKWPATASNEAISVRSQKFSDLVVKCLIKLTKVLQSTIYDVDLDRILQSIHVYLQELGMEEIRRRAGADDKPLRMVKTVLHELVKLRGTAIKGHLSLVPIDAEPQPIILAYIDLNLQTLAAARMLTPTGPVGQTHWGDSTANNPSSTTHSADAQLKQELAAIFKKIGDKQTCSIGLYELYRITQLYPKVDIFAQLQNASEAFRTYIRDGLSQMEKNAAAGRTPSSVPLSTPPPASLTLSSPKLAPLSPVNTNKPNDAKSHYSRVEPSNFTLPSFGDDERARNAASRGPVFDHPQVLGDQRNERLTSGVPTGTLDAIRERMKSIQLAASGTNPDSGNRPLMPMNGNIDHNQAQHVPDDTGVENPVHNGVLPMDEKALSGLQARMQRLKSGSFDQA from the exons ATGTCGACAGAAGATGAGAAATTATTGAAGGAAGCGAAGAAACTTCCATGGGAAGATCGATTGTCGCATAAGAATTGGAAGGTTCGCAATGACGCCAACATCGACCTTGCTTCCTTATGTGACTCCATTACTGATCCTAAGGACCCTCGCCTTCGTGAATTTG GGCATTACTTTAGGAAGACGGTGGCGGATTCTAATGCGCCCGTGCAAGATAAGGCGTTGGACGCGCTGATAGCGTATTTAAAAGCCGCTGATTCTGATGTCGGAAG GTATGGCAAAGAAGTGTGTGATGCAATTGTGGCGAAATGTCTTACGGGGAGGCCGAAGACAGTGGAGAAGGCGCAAGCGGTGTTCATGCTGTGGATTGAGTTGGAGGCTGTTGATGCATTCCTG GATGCTATGGAGAAAGCTATCAAAAATAAAGTAGCAAAAGCTGTTGTACCTGCGATTGATGTCATGTTTCAAGCACTTAG CGAGTTTGGGGCTAAGGTTGTACCTCCTAAAAGAATTCTCAAGATGTTACCTGAACTTTTTGATCATCAAGACCAAAATGTCCGTGCCTCCTCTAAAGGGTTGACTCTTGAATTATGTCGCTGGATTGGGAAGGACCCAGTGAAATCAATTTTGTTTGAGAAGATGAGGGATACAATG AAAAAAGAGCTAGAGGCAGAACTTGCCAATGTTTCTGGAACAGCCAAGCCCACTCGAAAAATAAG ATCGGAACAAGATAAAGAACCAGAACCAGAGGTTGTGACGGAAACAACAGGCGACAATCCTGCAGAAGAATCTACTTCTGATG CTCCACTGGAAGTAGATGAATACGAGCTGGTTGATCCAGTTGACATATTAACACCATTGGAGAAGTCAGGATTTTGGGCCGGAGTG AAAGCCACCAAGTGGTCTGAGCGAAAGGAGGGTGTTGCTGAACTGACTAAACTTGCTTCCACAAAGAAAATCGCACCAGGTGACTTTACTGAAGTTTGTCGAACCCTTAAAAAG CTTGTCACAGATGTAAACATCGCAGTTTCAGTTGAAGCCATACAGGCTATTGGGAATCTTGCTTGTGGCCTACGTGCTCACTTTTCTGGAAGCTCACGCTTTTTGCTCCCTGTTTTACTT GAAAAACTCAAAGAGAAAAAGCCTACTTTGACAGATGCCTTAACTCAAACTCTTCAGGCCATGTACAAGTCTGGTTGTATAAATCTTATTGATATAGTGGAAG ATATTAAGACAGCCGTTAAAAATAAAGTGCCACTGGTGAGGTCGTTGACTCTGACTTGGCTCACATTTTGTCTCGAGACGAGTAATAAAACCGTTATTCAAAAAGTTCACAAGGAATACGTCCCTATTTGTATGGAG TGCCTTCAAGATGGAACTCCAGATGTGAGAGATGCAGCCTTTTCTGCTTTGACAGCCATAGCCAAG TCTGTTGGAATGAGGCCACTAGAGAGGTCGTTAGAGAAACTTGATGATGTTCGGAGAAAAAAGCTGAATGATATGATTGGTAGTTCAGGGAGTGGCGCACCTGGTGGTGGAAGCTCAG TTATTGTGCAAACATCTACTGGAGCTGCGTCGGAG TCCTCAGGCAGTGTGTTTGTAAAGAAATCTGCTGCAAGTATGCTAAGTGGTAAAAAGCCTGTCCAGGCAATC CCTTCTAACAAGAAAGGTACGTCAGCGAAGCCTGCACCTAGCAAAAAAGGAGATCAGCAAAAAGCCATGAAAACTGTCGAGCATGAAGATGTCGAG CCTTCAGACATGAGTCTTGATGAAATTGAGAGCAGAATAAGCTCCCTTATTCAAGGGGAAACTATATCTCAGCTGAAGAGTACGGCATGGAAAGAACGTCTTGAAG caatttcttcattgAAAGAGCAAGTGGAGGGTATCAAGGAACTTGACAAGTCAGTTGAGATTTTAGTACGTTTGTTATGCGCTATCCCTGGATGGAGTGATAAAAATGTTCAG GTCCAGCAGCAAACAATTGAAGTTATCTCTTATATAGCAACTACTGCAACAAAGTTTCCCAAAAAGTGTGTTGTCCTCTGTCTTCTTG GCTTAAGTGAAAGGGTAGCAGATATTAAAACCAGAGTCCAGGCTATGAAATGCCTTACTACATTTTCAGAAGCAGTGGGACCAGGGTTCATTTTTGAGAgg CTATACAAGATCATGAAAGAGCACAAGAATCCCAAGGTCTTAAGCGAAGGCATTACATGGATGGTTTCAGCGGTGGAAGACTTTGGTGTTTCCTACTTGAACATGAAG GATCTAATTGATTTCTGCAAGGAGACTGGACTTCAGTCAAGTGCAGCTGCCACTAGAAATGCCACAATCAAGTTAATTGGCATCTTACATAAATTTGTTGGGCCAG ACATCAAGGGATTTCTTATGGATGTTAAACCTGCCCTTCTTAGTGCACTTGATGCGGAGTATGATAAAAATCCATACGAG GGTCCCGCAGCACCTAAGAAAACAGTCAAAGCATCTGATTCATCAGCTATGCCTGCTGGTGGCACTGATGGCCTGCCACGTGAAGATATCAGTAGCAAGATTACACCCGCGCTGCTAAAGAATTTCGAAAGCCCTGATTGGAAG ACTCGTCTGGAGTCCATTGAAGCTGTACAAAAGATATTGGAGGATGCCAATAAGCGTATCCAACCCACAGGAACTG CGGAGTTGTTTGGTGCTCTTCGAGGGCGTTTGTGCGACAGTAATAAGAAGCTCGTGATGGAATCTTTATTGACCATAGGTGGCTTCGCTTCTGCCATGGGCCCCGCAGTTGAGAAGGCGAGCAAG GGTATTCTTACTGATGTCTTGAAATGCCTTGGTGATAATAAAAAACAAATGAGAGAATGTGTTTTGGCAACTATAGACTTGTGGCACGCTGCTGTTCATCTTGATAAAATG ATTCCCTATATCACTGCTGCTCTCTCCGAACCAAAGCTTGGCGCAGAAGGCCGTAAAGATATGTTTGAGTGGTTGTCTAGGCAACTTTCCAGGTTAAATGACTTTTCTGATGCAGTGCATCTGCTGAAACCAACTTCTGTTGCCATGACG GATAAGTCAGCAGATGTCCGGAAAGCAGCTGAAACATGTCTTGCTGAAATTGTGAAGGCTTGTGGTGCAGAAATA GTGACCAAAAACCTGAAAGATATTCAAGGCCCTGCTTTGGCTTTAGTTGCTGAGAAACTGAAAAATTATGGCCCTGTGCCTG ATTTATATGATTCAAGTCAGACATCAACTGCCGCATTACTCGCCAAGAGCAGCACCAAGGTCGTCAGAACTACTTCAAGCGCTCCTGGTGATCGACCTCCGAAACAAGGAGCAAAATCTCTATCCTCG AGAGCTAATTCAACGAGGAGCTCGAGGGCAGAGTCCATCCTATCTGTTCATGATATTGCTATTCAGACTCAGCCAGTACTTAATGTTAAGGATTCGAATAAG GAAGATCGAGAGAGGTTGGTCGTACGCCGTTTTAAGTTCGAAGAGCCTCGCTTGGAACAAATTCAAGATCttgag AGCTGGATTATGAGATATTTTAGGGAAGATTTGAGCAAGAGGCTCCTGACTGCAGACTTTAAAAGGCAGGTGGAAGGAATAGAAATGCTACATAAG GCACTTCCTTCTCTCGGAAAAGATATTATTGAAGTTATGGACATACTTCTAAGGTGGTTTGTATTGCGGATTTGTGAATCCAACACAACATGTTTATTGAAG GTCTTGGAATTTCTTCCTGAGCTTTTTGAGGCTTTGAGAAGTGAGGGCTATGCACTTACTGAAGCAGAGGCTGCCATCTTTCTACCGTGCTTCGTAGAGAAG TCTGGGCATAACATTGAGAAACTACGAGAAAAGATGCGGGAGCTGACCAAACGGATTATTAATGTATATTCAGCTGCAAAACTTTTTCCTTTTGTTGTGGAGGGTTTACGTTCCAAAAATAACCGAACACGGATAGAATGCGCAGATCTTGTCGGTTTTCTTCTTGAACATCATGGATCAGAG ATAAGTGGACAGTTGAAAAGCTTACAGATTGTTGCTAGTCTAACAGCTGAACGAGATGGTGAAATTCGAAAAGCTGCTTTGAACACTCTAGCTACCGGTTACAAGATTTTAG GTGAGGATATTTGGAGATTTGTTGGGAAGCTCACAGATGCGCAGAGAAGTATGATTGATGAAAAATTTAAATCAAAG GCCCGCGAAATGGACAGGAGAAGAGAGGGACGACCTGGAGATATATGGGGAGCTTTACGACGTCCAATTAGGGATAATGG GACGGAAGTTGCAGAACAGAGTGGAGATCTGTCAAGATCAATGGCTGGTCCTGTTTTTGCTAG GGAACACTATGCCCATCCTGAGCTCCACATTGAGAGAAATCCATTACCCAGGGTAAATGTGGGTGTTAGCGGTCCAACAGACTGGAATGAAGCTATCGATGTCATCACATATGGTGCTCCTGAGCAG TCTGTGGAAGGGATGAAGGTTGTGTGCCATGAGGTGGCTCAGGCAACAAACGATCCTGAAGGAATTGCGATGAACGACATTGTCAAAGATGCTGACCGTCTCGTCTCAGTCTTAGCCAATAAG GTAGCAAAGACTTTTGATTTTAGCCTGACTGGGGCTTCTTCTAGGTCTTGTAAATATGTCTTGAACACACTCATGCAG ATATTTCAAAATAGAACTCTGGCTCATGCCGTCAAAGAGAGTACACTTGATATTCTAATTACCGAGCTTCTGCTTTGGCTTTTGGATGAACGGGTCCCTCGCATGGTTGAAGGTGACCAACTATTGAAAGCTTTGAACGTGTTGATGCTCAAGATCTTG GATAATGCCGATCGAACGTCGTCCTTTGTGGTGCTTATCAATTTATTACGCCCATTGGATCCCTCTAAATGGCCTGCTACAGCATCAAATGAGGCCATTTCTGTTAGAAGCCAGAAATTTTCTGATCTAGTGGTTAAATGTCTGATTAAGTTAACAAAG GTTCTTCAAAGCACTATTTATGATGTAGACCTGGATCGAATTCTCCAAAGCATTCATGTATACCTGCAAGAATTGGGCATGGAAGAAATAAGGAGAAG AGCTGGAGCAGATGACAAACCATTGCGTATGGTCAAAACTGTCCTTCACGAACTTGTAAAGCTTCGGGGTACAGCTATTAAAGGTCATCTTTCTCTGGTTCCTATAGATGCAGAGCCTCAACCCATTATTCTGGCATACATTGATTTGAATCTTCAG ACATTGGCAGCAGCGAGAATGCTTACTCCTACTGGACCTGTGGGCCAAACTCATTGGGGTGATTCGACAGCTAATAATCCATCCTCAACCACTCATTCTGCGGATGCTCAGTTGAAG CAAGAACTTGCTGCAATTTTTAAGAAAATTGGAGATAAGCAAACATGCAGTATTGGTCTTTACGAGCTTTATCGTATCACACAACTATACCCTAAG GTTGATATCTTTGCTCAGCTCCAAAATGCAAGTGAAGCATTTCGAACTTACATAAGAGATGGGTTATCCCAG ATGGAAAAGAATGCTGCTGCTGGGAGGACACCGTCTAGTGTCCCATTATCAACGCCCCCTCCAGCTTCCCTGACTCTTTCTTCACCAAAACTGGCACCATTATCCCCTGTAAATACAAACAAACCAAATGATGCAAAATCACATTATAGCAGAGTCGAGCCTTCCAATTTTACGTTACCATCCTTTGGTGACGATGAGAGAGCAAGGAATGCTGCATCCCGAGGTCCAGTTTTTGACCACCCACAGGTTCTAGGAGATCAAAGAAATGAGAGATTAACTTCAGGAG TACCCACGGGAACACTAGATGCCATTAGAGAAAGGATGAAGAGCATCCAGTTAGCTGCATCAGGTACAAACCCTGATTCTGGAAATAGGCCACTAATGCCAATGAATGGTAATATCGATCATAACCAAGCTCAGCATGTACCAGATGATACTGGTGTCGAGAACCCCGTTCACAATGGGGTTCTTCCCATGGATGAAAAAGCACTATCTGGTCTTCAAGCTCGGATGCAAAGACTTAAGAGTGGATCATTTGATCAAGCCTAG